A single Phoenix dactylifera cultivar Barhee BC4 chromosome 1, palm_55x_up_171113_PBpolish2nd_filt_p, whole genome shotgun sequence DNA region contains:
- the LOC120112493 gene encoding ASC1-like protein 1 translates to MGLVEARSSVNWEKESYPAYEDFIALPFLVLFFPTVRFFLDRFVFERLAKRLIGKGLEANARRKKINKFKESAWKCVYFLSGELLSLSVTYNEPWFKSTRYYWVGPGEQVWPDQQIKLKLKAVYMYAAGFYTYSIFALLFWETKRSDYGVSMSHHVATVVLIVLSYIFRFARVGSVVLAVHDASDVFLEMGKMAKYGACEWLANVSFLLFVASWIILRLIYFPFWILRSTSYEVLLSLDKEKHKFEGPIYYYIFNTLLFSLLVLHIYWWVLIFRMLVKQIQSRGNIGDDVRSDSEDEEEHED, encoded by the exons ATGGGACTGGTCGAAGCCCGGTCGTCCGTAAACTGGGAGAAGGAGTCCTATCCCGCCTACGAGGACTTCATCGCCCTGCCCTTCCTCGTGCTCTTCTTCCCCACCGTCCGGTTCTTTCTCGATAGATTCGTGTTCGAG AGGTTGGCAAAGCGACTTATAGGAAAGGGACTTGAAGCTAATGCAAGGCGAAAAAAGATCAACAAATTTAAGGAGTCAGCTTGGAAGTGTGTTTATTTTCTTTCAGGAGAGCTTCTATCTTTGTCTGTTACATATAACGAGCCATGGTTCAAAAGTACCAGATACTATTGGGTAGGACCAGGAGAGCAGGTTTGGCCAGATCAACAAATAAA ACTTAAACTTAAGGCTGTATACATGTATGCTGCTGGATTTTACACGTATTCTATATTTGCCCTGCTGTTTTGGGAAACAAAGCGGTCAGACTACGGAGTGTCAATGTCTCATCATGTTGCAACTGTTGTTCTTATAGTGTTGTCTTATATATTCAG GTTTGCTCGTGTTGGATCGGTTGTGTTGGCCGTTCATGATGCAAGCGATGTGTTTTTAGAAATGGGGAAGATGGCGAAGTATGGTGCTTGTGAGTGGCTGGCCAATGTgtcatttcttctttttgttgctTCATGGATTATACTTCGCCTCATATATTTCCCTTTCTGGATCCTCCGAAGtacaag TTATGAAGTTTTACTGTCTCTGGACAAGGAGAAGCACAAGTTTGAAGGaccaatatattattatatcttCAACACACTTCTATTCTCGCTGCTTGTTCTTCACATTTACTGGTGGGTTTTAATCTTCCGGATGCTTGTAAAGCAAATTCAGTCCAGAGGAAATATTGGGGATGATGTTCGATCTG attctgaagatgaagaggaacatGAAGATTAA
- the LOC103699169 gene encoding RNA demethylase ALKBH9B-like, translated as MAEGASPPAVDNLDGKLDKVSIRRGGKGRSPASINGGYRSNSSSARSTGSSPASDWARTPGQHNRQFNNSSSRSLEEGDDGDDLAGAAEKARASGGTPLSRDQREAIRFSMVGRKKDFKHMERVDGRWINVLEGLELHTGVFSAAEQKRIVACVYDVQEKGRNRQLRRRTYSEPRKWMRGKGRVTIQFGCCYNYAVDNYGNPPGIIQDEEVDPMPPLLKTMIKRMVAWHVLPPTCVPDSCIVNIYDKDDCIPPHIDHHDFLRPFCTVSLLSKCNILFGRELKIMGPGEFSGSTAIPLPVGSVLVLNGNGADVAKHCVPAVPTERISITFRKMDDSKLPYKFSPDPALQNLHPLAYPPIKSPVQQVANTLSPNQQQITPEAQVLGKHMHCHWSHNSKAQEQVEIAGLASSSPFKLGSDDFPPLGSSSANGRSNKPSRPLRQELEQQKL; from the exons ATGGCTGAAGGCGCATCCCCTCCCGCCGTCGACAACCTTGACG GAAAACTTGATAAGGTTTCGATCAGGCGTGGCGGAAAAGGAAGATCCCCTGCTTCGATTAATGGCGGGTATCGATCCAACTCTTCGTCGGCGAGGTCGACCGGGAGCTCGCCGGCTTCCGATTGGGCCCGGACGCCTGGGCAGCACAACCGGCAATTCAACAATTCGAGTTCGAGGTCGCTGGAGGAAGGAGATGATGGAGATGATTTGGCGGGGGCGGCGGAGAAGGCTAGGGCCAGTGGAGGGACTCCGTTGTCGAGGGATCAGAGGGAGGCGATAAGGTTCTCGATGGTAGGGAGGAAGAAGGACTTCAAGCACATGGAGAGGGTCGATGGCCGGTGGATCAATGTGCTCGAGGGGCTCGAGCTTCATACTGGAGTTTTTAGTGCAGCGGAGCAGAAGAGGATTGTGGCTTGCGTCTACGATgttcaggagaaggggaggaatcGGCAACTCAGAA GACGCACATATTCGGAACCACGAAAATGGATGCGTGGGAAGGGGCGTGTAACGATACAATTTGGATGCTGCTACAACTATGCAGTG GACAATTATGGGAATCCTCCAGGCATAATACAGGATGAGGAAGTAGATCCTATGCCGCCCTTATTGAAAACAATGATCAAGAGAATGGTTGCATGGCATGTCCTTCCTCCCACTTGTGTCCCTGATAGTTGCATCGtcaacatatatgataaagatgACTGCATTCCTCCTCACATAGATCATCATGACTTCCTCCGGCCTTTTTGCACTGTCTCCTTGCTATCGaagtgtaatattttatttggcaGAGAACTTAAAATAATGGGACCAGGAGAATTCTCAGGATCTACCGCAATACCTCTACCTGTTGG TTCTGTGCTTGTCTTAAATGGCAATGGTGCTGATGTGGCAAAGCATTGTGTGCCAGCTGTCCCCACTGAAAG GATTTCTATTACGTTCAGAAAGATGGATGACAGTAAGCTTCCTTACAAGTTCTCACCTGACCCGGCTCTGCAGAATCTTCATCCTCTTGCATATCCACCAATAAAATCCCCAGTGCAACAAGTAGCTAACACACTTTCTCCAAATCAGCAGCAAATTACTCCAGAAGCTCAAGTTCTGGGTAAACATATGCACTGCCACTGGAGCCATAATTCGAAGGCCCAGGAGCAAGTAGAAATTGCTGGGCTGGCTTCTAGCAGCCCCTTTAAATTGGGTTCAGATGATTTTCCTCCACTGGGTTCGAGTTCAGCAAATGGCCGATCAAACAAGCCAAGCCGTCCATTGCGGCAGGAACTTGAGCAACAGaaactttaa